TGTGATGAACACATTGCAGGTAAGGTTTTAACTTTTGAGTTGAATCTCCTGAAAATTTGCAAAAACGCTGTCAATTCAAGTAGAAAAGCATTCCATCTATGGTGACATATTTTAATGCAAACTGTTTAGTCTTCGAGGACATCATTTCTgcttactgtttaatatgaactGAAGCTGTCCTGTCTGTAACTTATGATGGTGAACTATTTTGttgaaaacttgaattattgtgaCGCTCCAAGTCTTGGAGAGATTCTGGTTTCTTTGTTCTCTTATTTATATATAAGATGAATGTCAAAGCTGTCATTTGTTTTCTAGCTTAGCATGGGGAATTAAGATTAACTTGGAACTTTATTTGCTATATTTGGAAGATCTGCAGTTTTAGTGACTATGGTAATCTTTGTGGTGGCCAAGTCAAGTCACCTGAGAATTACGAAATATCTCAGATGTTTGCTCTATGTTTGTTATGCACTCCATTAATATCTATTTAAGATGATCGCCAAAATCTTGAAACTGTATGAGCCTTATTATGAATAATGGTGGTGCTTGCTGACTAAATTCAGGGAAAGCTGGAGAATTGCCTAAGCATGCAACAGTTGAAACCTCAGCAAGTGTTGTCCCTCCTGCTGAATCAAAGTCACTGGATAATGTTGCTGCTGTTACAAAAGATACTCAACTGGCTTATAAATCCTGTGAAAGAACACCTGCTGTCAAACCAAAATACAGGTTATGTCAAACCCTTCACCTTGTTAGGAGATTCAGCATTAGTTATCCCAAATATTAACCTAGAAGATATTCTTTGCTTTCTAATTCAAGAAGATGTGACATTCTACATAACTCTGGTTGAGTCCCCAAGAATATATGGAGGTCTAATATAAATTAACTGCAGGCATGAATTCTATCAGAAACCAGACGAGGTGGTGGTAACCATATTTGCCAAGGGTATACCTGCCAAGAATGTTTCAGTTGACTTTGGCGAACAAATAGTATGTTTTGTCATACGTCCCTTTGAGATATTTTGTATCCTATAATGGACTTACTGATCGTATTTTGCTTTACTGTTGGTTTCTTTCAGCTTAGTGTTAGCATTGATATACCAGGCGAAGTTGCATACTCTTTCCAGCCTAGGTTGTTCGGTAAGGTGAGACTGAACTTAAAATGATACATCTGATATTTTTCAGTACAATGATTTCTAAGTAAATGAGAAGATTGATAACATGTTTGTTACCTAGCTTTTACACAACTAAGGTTGTTATGTATATTGTGATGGTTTTCTTCTAATGATATCTGAAGCATCGGCAGTTATGGCTCATAACCTGTGGTCTGTTGGTTTTCCTTTTCTGATATGCAGATAATACCTCAAAAATGCAGATATGAAGTTATGTCTACCAAATTTGAGATTCGCCTTGCTAAAGCTGAATCTGTACACTGGACAACCCTTGAGTATACTAGGGATATTGCTGTAGTACAGAGGCCAAATGTGTCATCAGGTACCTTTCTCATACTTGAACGAATCATTTCTGTCCATCAGGCTGCTTCTCCGTTCTCTTTGCTCTGTGTTCATTATCTTAAGTCGTTTTATTGTACTTCAAGTTCTGCTCTATTCAATCAAGGACGAGTTATCAATGATTTCCTATACATGTGTTGTTTTTACCACTTCAGATGCTAAGTTTACTCTCTGTTTTGCATTTTACAGGCAGCTATAAGCCTAGCTACCCTTCCTCTAAATTGAGATGCAAGGATTGGGATAAACTAGAGGCTCAAGTGAAAAAGGAGGTATGATGTTTTGGCTGGTCTCTGTTTTACATCTTTGACTGATATCTCTCACTGTTTAGTTTTAAGTCGCTTGCTGGTGGTCTGTATTctaggaaaaagaagaaaaactggATGGAGATGCAGCATTGAACAAATTTTTCCGAGATATTTACAAAGATGCTGATGAGGATGCAAGAAGAGCTATGATGAAATCATTTGTACGTTTATTGCTCATTGAATACCTAATGTTACATAAATGCATTATTCTGGAAAATGGGGCTGGGAGGGAGGGGGGATTTTTGTGGGGACATTTGATTCGAAAAGATGAATTAGCCAAATAAAAAAGCTTTCTTGACATATATGATACCTTCTTTTAATCTTTTAGTTTGACTTAGTTTGTTTCACGTGTTTGATGTGCTCTAGAATCACTGATTTTGAATCAATGCATTGTACTAGCTTCTCTCCTCTTTTAGGACACTGCCCTTCAAATGTGTGTTAGCAGCTGTCTGTAGTGTGTATTTCCTTCTTTCTATTTGCTGAGGGTGTGAAGCTCTGATTTAATTCCCTTTCTCCCTTTTACTGACTCACCTTATAGTAGTATGTTTGTATTTCTTGCTTGCATTCATCACATAAGTAGAGCAAGTAAAATTGATTTTCTGTGCTGCCTCACAGGTGGAATCAAATGGGACTGTTCTGTCCACAAACTGGAAAGAGGTTGGTACTAAGAAGGTGGAAGGAAGCCCTCCAGATGGCATGGAGCTGAAGCAATGGGAATACTAGAAAATGTAGCTCCTCTTTATCTTTTGCGACCATTTCCTGCATTTCCTTTTTTCTCTTCATTCTTGGTACTTGGTTGTCGTAGAGCTTGTCCATAGTTTCTAATGTAAGATGGACAGATTGAAGTTTGAAATTTTTAATCTATGCTGTGGATATTTGATCTATGGGAGAGGGCAATTTCTTTGTGAACTTCCCCATCTCACCACATTAGGGACTCTAGAATTTTAGGATGTCTGCTCCTGTTGGTTTTGGCGATTCTTTCTCTGAGtatatttttttcatctctttGCTTCGGTGTTGGCAAATATAGCCATAAAAAATCAACAGTGAAATCAAATTATGTAATTGAAGGAGCGAAACAGAAAGAGATACTTGTGTTTGTTTCAGTAATCCAAATGCTTGCAATGTTCAGATTGACTGTCAAGTATGGTTTGTGGTCGGGAAGGAATTTGTGCATATTGTTTAATCTTTACGGAATAAAGATACACTAGCCATAGTTTTATTTCAAGGCAGTCTGCTGCTGGGGCAAAATTTCTGTTAAGAAGCTGAATATTGAGCTTAGCTCAATCCTCAAAAGTTAGTGCATGATGTAAAGATGAATAATGGAAGGATTGCCCAAAGGTCATTAGGGAAACATCATCTCATTTGGCTTTCTAATACCCTACGATGAGTACAATTGAAGTGTGGTCAATCTAATATGGAAATTCGACGTAATATCTTTTGCATGGTCGCTTCTTGACCGATTGCATCATTTGCAGTTGGACATTTGTTAGTGCAGTGATAGTTTAATGTTGGTAGAACTATAATGCTTCTCTCTGAATATagttataaaaaatgaaaatcattgTAAAGACTTTAGCAATTCATGACATTGCCTCAAATGCATACATTCGAAAGGAAACCACGATATATAGTCATATGTCTATCCATACTAATAGTCGAGTAACATCATAAGATGTTTCCTCCACCTAGCCCTCTTGGTGATATCTTCCGGCACTTGCAAGTTTTACATTTCGATCCCTGGTTGGAATTTGTTGGACAGATTTGAGACCATAATCCATATTCAAGAAAGCCCAAAAAAC
The Capsicum annuum cultivar UCD-10X-F1 chromosome 6, UCD10Xv1.1, whole genome shotgun sequence DNA segment above includes these coding regions:
- the LOC107873410 gene encoding protein SGT1 homolog A-like produces the protein MASDLSTKAKEAYIDDHFELAVDLYSQAIAVTPNNPELFADRAQANIKLHNFTEAVTDANTAIELDPSTAKAYMRKGLACMELEEYQTAKAALETGASLAPGESRFTSLIKECDEHIAGKAGELPKHATVETSASVVPPAESKSLDNVAAVTKDTQLAYKSCERTPAVKPKYRHEFYQKPDEVVVTIFAKGIPAKNVSVDFGEQILSVSIDIPGEVAYSFQPRLFGKIIPQKCRYEVMSTKFEIRLAKAESVHWTTLEYTRDIAVVQRPNVSSGSYKPSYPSSKLRCKDWDKLEAQVKKEEKEEKLDGDAALNKFFRDIYKDADEDARRAMMKSFVESNGTVLSTNWKEVGTKKVEGSPPDGMELKQWEY